The genomic DNA TTTGTACCGAGGGCATCAAACGAATGCTTCCAAAAAGATAAAAGGGCCAACAATTTGAGAGAATCTCAGATTGTTGGCCTTTTTGTTGATAAGACAGTTCGTTTTCTTGAATAGGCTAGCTGAATGCCGCTAACCGGATGAAATGGGTCCGATAGACGAGATGTTGCTGCACGGTTCTTCATTCTTTGCTACAACTGGATCGGTTGAGTATTCTTGAAAGGGTAGGGTAGAGTGAAAAAGAAGAGAATGTAGAAAGGATGCTTACCATGAATATCATTCAATTGTCTCCGCATGTCTATAAATGCGTTTTTTCCATCAATGTCTCCGTGGAGATCCCGGTCAATGTATGGCTGGTGAAAGATGGGGAGGATGTGTACATCATCGATACAGGCGTCGAATCGCATGTGGACGAACAAATCAAAGCAGCCGAATCACTCGGCACGCCTAAGGCGATCCTCCTGACCCACGGGCACAGCGATCACATCAAAGGGGCTGGAGAGTGGCTGAAGGCATACGATCTTCCTATCTATGCCCATGAGGTGGAACTGCCCTTCATCAACGGGGAAAAGCCCTATCCCAATAAGCAGGCACCTGAACAGAATGCAGTAGCCGGCATCGTGAAGGCGCTGACGGACGAAATCCTTGCCACTCTTCCCGTCAGTGCCTATCTGACACCCGGTCATGCTCCAGGACATGTGGTCTACTACCATGAAGAGGATAAGGTGCTCATGACAGGGGATCTCTTTATCACCAGCAGGGAAGACCTGCATCCCCCGATCCGCAAATTCAGTGTCGACATGAACGAAAACATCGACAGCGGCGCCATCGTTGACGACCTCAAGCCCGCATTGATCAGCTCGTCCCACGGTGAGGAGCTCGAGTATCATGGAGAGTTGTATAAGAAATATGTGCTTCGCTATAGGGATTAACGACAGAAAACCTTCTTCCGAGTGATTGGGAGGAGGTTTTTTCATTTTTATAAGATCGCATATTATGCGAATGGATATCAAATTCAGGGTGAATGTCGTGTCGATTGAAAGTAAGGTCTAGTTACAGTCCTTTTTTAACTAGTAAAACCCAATAAATGTTTATTCAGGTATAAAATATGGTAAAGAACAAAGATGATATTGGGAGAAAAGTACTGTCCATGCATTCGAAGTTGAGTTGAATTTCCTATTACCTCAGACTATACCATTTGGTACCATTTAACATAGGGAGAAATTGTCTATTTATGAAAGGGGATGAATCTTCTGTCCTACTTATCTTTGTTACAGCAACAAGTAGCGCAAAAACGGGAACAGCTTTCGCGACTTCAATCGACCGTCAGGGAATTGGACGATACTCAAAGTGAATTTATACATAGTCAGAAAAGAGTGGATGACCCCGAGTTATCACCGGCAGTTTGGAAAGGGAACCTTGCAAACGAATTCAGTGACGTTCGAGAGAACATGATGACCAGCTATAGGGATATGGCTCAAAATCAATTAAGTGAAACCATTCAACTAATGGAAAGTAAATGTCAATCGCTTCAATACGAAATCAATTCTTTGGAAGCAGACATCACGCGTGAAAAAGCGGATCTTGAAAGGAAACGAAACGAGAAAAAGTGAGAGTACTGGTAGCTAAATAAATGGGCTGGGAGTGATGAGGGTGAAGGTGCTGGATGCGAGTGCTCTTCATGAAGGTATTGAAAAACAGAGCAGTAAGTTTAAAGAACAGCAAGAAAGCATTGAAAAGCTAAAAAGTGAAATTGATAATCTCGTCAACTTGAATGACGCGTTCAAAGGAGAAGCAGGAGATTCCATCCGTGCCTTCTATAAAGATTTTCACGGAAAGTTCTTAACTTACTATACTTCGACTCTTGAAAATTATGTGAAAGTATTAAAAAATGTTAAAGAGGCCACAACGGAATTGGAATCCGATCCATCCGGATATATTAGTGAATCCTTCCTATCAAATGATCTTACCAATGGACTGGACAATGGACGTAATTTAACCGTGGGATTAGTGAACGACGCCAATTCCTCCATAAGCAGTGTCAATGATATCCTCCATGCTCCCACAATCCAAGATGATCGTTTTTTGAGCTACCATCAACAAGCTCAGAAAGAGATTACGGATACCGTTGAAAAACTGAATAAGTATGATTCGACACAGTCTAAGAGCTTTGATTCTGTGGAGGAAGATATTCAGTTGATAGAAAGGGTTATTGATGATATTAGTGGGATGTTCAAAAATGGGAGTATACAGCTTGAACAATATCATCCTTCTGATCTTAAAGAGTCAAAGAATTATAGTGAAATGAAAAAAATACAAGCAACTAATCAATCTATGGAGTTTGTCGATAAAATGCTTTCTCCTTTTGAAACCTTAACCACCGGTTTGGGTTGGGGAGATAACATATTAATGGGTTATCATACTTTAAGCACTATGACTGTTGGTTTATTTGCTTCCAAATTAAAGGTTAATTATTTTGGAGGAAAACCTTCGTTGTGGAAAAAAATAACAGGTAACTATGAATTCAGTATGAAAATGGATGATTCATGGACTAGCAAATCAAAACATAGCTCAAAACTTGCAAAGAAAATTCTCGATTTCTCAAAAGCTCCAACTCCTTCAAACCCATTGCTAAAGCAAGCTCATAAATTAGTGAAATCATATAAAAGCCCATCACACTTATATAAGCATGTGGCCGGATTTCCAAAGAATGCAAATAGAATCAAGAAAGATTTTTTGAAAAATAGTATTGTTAGTCGTGTAACCAATAGTACATCAGATTTTATCGGAGATGCTGCTAAAAAAGTAGCAGCTTCGAAAGGAATTACTAATTTTGGGAAACGTTTGCCTATTGTAGGAAATGCAGTAACAATATTATCTAACTTTGGTGAGTTCACATCGCCTGAGAATTCTAAAATGAGTACGGCAGAACGAGCAGGACGCTTCATTGGTGGTATGGGAACAGACTTAGCTGCAGTGGCCGTTGGTGCAAAAGTTGGTGCGACTATTGGTAGCGTAGGAGGTCCGGTAGGCATTGTTGTGGGTGCTGCCGTTGGTGGATTAGTGGGCGGTGTAGTAAGTTCTAAGTTTGGAGATAACATTAAAGACGTTACAGGTAAAGTTGGAAAAGAAATTGGGAAGAAAGCAAATGAAATTGGTGATAAAGCATTGAAGAAAGCCAAAAAGGTTAAAGATTCAGTTTTAGGTTGGTTTAATTAGCTGTGAACACTTATGTGAAGAAGGGGAATGTACTTGACACTTTTTGATTTTATATCATTAATTAAATTTATTATTTTAATTGTTTTATGCACCCAGTTCGCGTATGGACTTACCATCGTATTTTTTGAAAAAACTATGCTCGGTTACTATGATATAACTATATTTAGGCCAGCGACGACATCTTTTCAAAAAATAACTAATGGGTTCCAAAAATTATTTTTTGGTATTGGATACTATGTATATACAAAAATCGGAAAATATAATTGGTTTGTTCGTAAAATTCTTTATATAGTTATCTTGTTGGTGCAAGGGATTCTTTCAATTATCCTTTACTATTTAATTGCTTGGCCACTAGATCTCATAGCCCCACCGGAGTAAAAAGCATATTAAAAATTATAGATTAGGGTTAAGTGTATAATACCTTAAATTAATGCCTTCATATAGGATATAGCGGTTGTGGTTTGTGAGTATTCCTAATTCGAAGTGTCCCCAAGTTAAATGAGTATTTTTTAGGAGAATTTTTTTGGTGCTCTATTCTATTGTTGAATTTTTAAAGATTTTAATTGCTTTAATCCTAATAGCACAAGTTGCATATGGATTTACCATCTTATTACTCGAGAAGACAATGTTAGGGTATTATGAGATATCTATCTTTGATCCTCCAGAAAATACATTTCAGAAAACAATAAATTTTTTTCAGAGGGTAACCATCGGTTCTGGATACTACGTTTACACTAAAATAGGCAAATACAATTGGTTTGTCAGAAAAATACTGTACTTATTTATATTAATTGTACAAGGGATCTTATCAATCATCCTATTCCAAATCATTGATCTAATTTTTGAAATCCTTGTTCCGGTTCCATTATAAAAAATGTAAGGGGTGTGAGTAAAATATGGATCATGTACTAACGTGTACATCAGAAGAGTTGGCATTAATGGTTAGCGTTGCTGGATATGACAGTGTGGCAAAAGGAATTGCTGAAGCTGCCGTTGGGGAGAAAAGTGAGCAAGAGTGGGTTGCCGTAATGGAAGCTACGAGCAAGCATCTGATCATGAAAAGAATATTTGATGAAGAAAGAGAAGCACGAGGGGAAAATCCTTTAACAGAGGATATGCTAGGATTTCTCCAAAAATATGTAGAATCGAAGCGTATGATCCGATGTTCAAATGCACCAATGAAGTCAGTTTTGATGATACACCATTTCGAGGGTGACGACTGGTTACTCCATTTGATTGATCGCGATATCATCCATGAGTTTTCAATCATCAAGGCACAGCAGATACATACCTATATTAAGGAGTATTACGGAATCAAAAATCTCGATACAACTATATCGCACTCGTTTACTCTAACCGAGAAGAATTTTGATCGCCTCAGCAAACCTGATAAGCTAAAGAAAGTGTTAAAAAGTTCGACGTTTACAAAAGAGGAAGAAGAAAGCTTTCATTTGTTTGTAGAAGATTTAGAACGTTTCCAATGGTCGCTGTTCAATATTTCAAATTTTAATATTGTGACTGTAGAAGATGAGGTCTATCTTGAAAACATACTATTCTTCTTACCATCAACCGAAGGAATCTGGCTTACAGAATATCAGGACGATTCGGATACTGTCTATTTTCATTTAGCAGATGATAAGGAATGGGAAGAGATGTTGGAAGGAATTGGGGAGCTGGCTTCTCAATTAGTGAAGAATTCTTAAATATAAAAGAAGCCCTTTTGAATTGAAAAAGGGCTTCTTTTATTTGTGTCTTGATTAATGTTTGGCTGTTTAGATCCTATATGGTTTATGGTCTATTGGATTTAATTGTCACATACGTTCCATAAATCGTTAGGATTACCGCCACTATGATCCAAAACGTCAATTTTCTCACCCCAACTTATCAAAAGAAAATATAGGTAAGATCATTGTATCAGCATGTTGGGTGGAAGACATGAACGAATAGTAGTGAAATGGGGACGGGACTCTCAAATTAATTGATTTCTGTATAGGGTCTTGATTGAAGCGGTTACATGTCCTCATGGTGAATAAAAATTGAGGAACGATTAAATAAGGACAACTTGCTTTTTTACCTTACGAACGATTCGACTTCACCGTTACATAAATACTAAAAATAGTCAGTAGCACAATAACCACCAGCCAAAACTTTTCAGTAAACACTAGCATCACCTCTAATCCCTAGCTTATCGGCAGATTCCGAACATCCGCCTGTGAAAAGCATGGCCAATAGCATTAAAGTCAATGGTCCGCGAAAGACATTCATTGTTTACCGTTCCTCGAAGAATTTGCCGCGATGACTCCGGCGATGATGGGGATACAGATGATGAGCCACGTCCAATAACTCACTCACAATCCCTCCTTATCTATATTTTTAACCATGTTTCTGCTTTTTCTACCTATTAGCATAGGTGCCGTGTTTAGTAGAATCGACAGGATGACGAGAACCCACAAAGCCCTTTCCATCGTAGGAACGACGTCCTCGAGTGCGGACCAGTCTTCCGCTTTTACCCACTGCGAGACGAGACTGTACTCTGCACACATCGTCAATGCGGTGAATGATAGCCCCAGCACCATGGCGAGTTTGTGATCCTTTCCAGAGAAATATAGGAAAAGATTTAATCCCGTTGCTGCGATCGCGATAAGTCCTAATACAATCCACATAGTGAATCCTCCGTTAGCTATTTTTACAGATAATCTAAATATATCATATATTTCTTTATTTGGAATTAGTTGGTTTTAAGTGTGCGTATTTGATAGAATGATGTATACGATGTTGAATAGATTGAATACTTACAATATGGGGGTCGCTATGCTCATCACACTCATCGTCATTGCATCGCTCTACGCACTTCTCCACCTTTTAACAGGATCGGTCCAGCTCTTCAAAGGAGATATTCCGGTTCAGAACGCCGTGCTGTTTGTGGCCGGAAGCTTGTGTATGACTGTATATCTCGTCTTCTTCACAAATACGCTGAGAGCACTGGCGTTACTGGCGGCAGGGTTTCTTGTGATTCAGCTCGGGGCCATTCTGAATGGGAAATTCATGAATGGGAAGGTGACGTTCAGCCATCAACTTGTCCGTTTCGTCCTCATGCTTGTAGTGGTAGGTGGATTCGGGTTGGTCATCTGAGCGGATTCAAAAGAGGCTGGAGAAAAGTTTTTAGTCATAGTAAAACCCGAACTTCTTTGCGTGAAATTAGGCAAAAATAGTTCGGGTTTATTATTTTGTTTGTTGATCATGTAAATGCTTTCTAGCGGTTGATTGGAGTGCAAGACGTAGTCTCCTGCGGGAAGAGTAGCTGATGTGAGACCCCGCAGGCTTGCCGAGGAGGCCCACGGGCTACCCGCGGAAAGCGAAGTCTTGCACGGAAATTATGAGCGGTATAAAGAATCTCCACTAATTGTTTTTCATTAAATCCTAATCCACAATCACCGACCGCACCCGCTTCAAAAACTCCCGGATGACCCGGGACAATCCATTATTGGCGTTATAAAAATACCCGAAGGAATACGTCTTATAATAAGGCGGGGCGAAGTTCACGAGTACGTATTCGTCGCTTCGGGATAATCCTGCGTCGGTGCGGAAGGCGTAGTCGAAGCCGATGTTGATGGCCGTGTTGGTCTCGAGGGCGAGGCGGATCGTGTCGACGTTGTTGGTGGTGAACAGGATGTCGAAGGGGAGAGAGCTGAAGCCCTTCATGAATTCCTGAATGTACTTGTCGTTGTATAGGACGATGGGCTGGCCGATGAGCATGTCCTGGGTGATGAGCGTTTCCTTGGCAAGGGGGGAGTGCTTGTTGACGGCGGCAACCATATGACCGTCGACGAGCTTTTTGAAAACGAGATTGCGGTATCGCTTTTCTTCTTTTTCCGTATAGGTGATGAAGCCGACGTCGACTTCGCCTTCGAGGACGCGGTCGATGATGAACTCGGTACTGTTTTCATAGACGGACGCCTTGACGTTCGGGTATTCCCGCTTCAGCTCCGTGATGACGCGCACGAGGATCTCCATGGGACCGGGATAGGTGGCGACCTTGATCTCGCCGTTCATGGTTTCAGTGTAGGTTTCGACTTCATCCATGAAATCCTGGAGCTTCAAGAGGACAACCTGGGCTTTTTCGATGAGCCGGCGTCCTTCCTCGGTCGGGATCGAGCCTCTTCTGGAACGATGGAAGATGGGGATGTTGAGTTCTTTTTCCAACTGTTTGATTGACTGGCTAAGGGCAGGGAGGGTGATGTGGAGTTGTTCTGCCGCTGCCTTCAGGGAGCCGGTTTTTCCGATTTCGACTATATACTTCAACTGTTCGATTGTCATAGTAAACCTCTTTTTAGTTACGTTCTGCTTAACAAACGTTAATATTAACTAAATTTAACATAAGTGTCGTTCGTTGTATACTGAGGGTGTAGACAAGACAGAAGGAGATGGCACATGATGAAAGCACTAAGATGGCATGACCAGAAAGACATTCGTTTGGAAGAAATCGAAGAACCGGTGACAGGTGCCGGTCAGGTGAAAATGAAAGTGAAATGGTGTGGAATCTGCGGTAGTGATCTTCATGAATACTTGGGCGGACCGATCTTCATCCCGGTCGATGAGCCCCATCCTCTTACGGGCGAAAAAGCGCCTGTCACCCTCGGACATGAGTTCTCCGGTGAAGTCGTGGAAGTCGGAGAAGGCGTGAGCAATTATAAAGTAGGCGACCGCGTTGTCGTGGAACCGATCTTCGCCACACATGGCCACCAAGGCGCTTATAATCTCGATGAGCAAATGGGCTTCCTTGGACTTGCAGGCGGCGGTGGCGGCTTGAGTGAATACGTGGCTGTCGATGAAGAGCTCCTCTTCAAGCTTCCGGATGACCTTTCCTATGAACAGGGCGCACTTGTGGAACCGTCTGCTGTGGCCCTATACGCGGTACGTTCAAGTAAAGTAAAGGCAGGGGATAAAGTCGCGGTGTTCGGATGCGGGCCGATCGGGCTTCTTGTGATCGAAGCATTGAAAGCCGCTGGTGCAACCGATATCTATGCCGTCGAGCTTTCTCCTGAGAGACAAGCCAAGGCAGAAGAACTCGGTGCGATTGTCGTCAACCCGGCCGAAGTGGACGATACCGTGGCGGAAATCAGCCGCCTCACCGGTGGAGGTGTCGATGTATCCTTCGAAGTGACAGGGGTTCCGGTCGTCCTTCGCCAAGCAATCCAGTCAACAGGGATCGGTGGCGAAACGATCATCGTCTCCATCTGGGAACAGGGAGCGGAAATCCTACCGAATGACATCGTCATCAAGGAACGGACCGTCAAAGGCATCATCGGTTACCGCGACGTGTATCCGGCCGTTCTTTCCCTCATGCAAAAAGGCTACTTCTCTGCCGACAAACTCGTCACCAAACGGATCCCTCTCGATGACGTCATCGAAGAAGGCTTCCAGAGCCTGATCAAGGAGAAGAATCAGGTGAAGATTTTGGTGCAATCAGAACAGAAGTAAGAAATCTAGTACCACAACATGAACAACCAAAGGGTTACCCGATCAGTACAAATCGGGTAACCCATTTTTTGGTTTCGTTGAACATCAAAATAGCGAAATCTCCATTTCATCCCCAATGAAACTCACATGTTTCAGAGTGGGGAAAGGGGGGCCATTCATGTTCTTAGTTGAGATATGTATAGGGTATGCCGACTTAGATAGAAGAAATCGGAAACTTTTCGTCCGAGTTCTTCTATTAAAACATTCTTAACTTGTACTCTACCAATCTAAATTCTACGACCTCACAACCCGACGACTTGCCATCCCCTTCGACAAGCGCATGAACGGTCGATAAATCAGATACCCGATCAACGAGCCAACCGTACCGAGGATCACATCATCCACATCAAAGCGTCCCAAGTGGAGCACAT from Rossellomorea marisflavi includes the following:
- a CDS encoding MBL fold metallo-hydrolase encodes the protein MNIIQLSPHVYKCVFSINVSVEIPVNVWLVKDGEDVYIIDTGVESHVDEQIKAAESLGTPKAILLTHGHSDHIKGAGEWLKAYDLPIYAHEVELPFINGEKPYPNKQAPEQNAVAGIVKALTDEILATLPVSAYLTPGHAPGHVVYYHEEDKVLMTGDLFITSREDLHPPIRKFSVDMNENIDSGAIVDDLKPALISSSHGEELEYHGELYKKYVLRYRD
- a CDS encoding YwqH-like family protein, with protein sequence MNLLSYLSLLQQQVAQKREQLSRLQSTVRELDDTQSEFIHSQKRVDDPELSPAVWKGNLANEFSDVRENMMTSYRDMAQNQLSETIQLMESKCQSLQYEINSLEADITREKADLERKRNEKK
- a CDS encoding LXG domain-containing protein; amino-acid sequence: MKVLDASALHEGIEKQSSKFKEQQESIEKLKSEIDNLVNLNDAFKGEAGDSIRAFYKDFHGKFLTYYTSTLENYVKVLKNVKEATTELESDPSGYISESFLSNDLTNGLDNGRNLTVGLVNDANSSISSVNDILHAPTIQDDRFLSYHQQAQKEITDTVEKLNKYDSTQSKSFDSVEEDIQLIERVIDDISGMFKNGSIQLEQYHPSDLKESKNYSEMKKIQATNQSMEFVDKMLSPFETLTTGLGWGDNILMGYHTLSTMTVGLFASKLKVNYFGGKPSLWKKITGNYEFSMKMDDSWTSKSKHSSKLAKKILDFSKAPTPSNPLLKQAHKLVKSYKSPSHLYKHVAGFPKNANRIKKDFLKNSIVSRVTNSTSDFIGDAAKKVAASKGITNFGKRLPIVGNAVTILSNFGEFTSPENSKMSTAERAGRFIGGMGTDLAAVAVGAKVGATIGSVGGPVGIVVGAAVGGLVGGVVSSKFGDNIKDVTGKVGKEIGKKANEIGDKALKKAKKVKDSVLGWFN
- a CDS encoding LysR family transcriptional regulator — its product is MTIEQLKYIVEIGKTGSLKAAAEQLHITLPALSQSIKQLEKELNIPIFHRSRRGSIPTEEGRRLIEKAQVVLLKLQDFMDEVETYTETMNGEIKVATYPGPMEILVRVITELKREYPNVKASVYENSTEFIIDRVLEGEVDVGFITYTEKEEKRYRNLVFKKLVDGHMVAAVNKHSPLAKETLITQDMLIGQPIVLYNDKYIQEFMKGFSSLPFDILFTTNNVDTIRLALETNTAINIGFDYAFRTDAGLSRSDEYVLVNFAPPYYKTYSFGYFYNANNGLSRVIREFLKRVRSVIVD
- a CDS encoding 2,3-butanediol dehydrogenase; translated protein: MKALRWHDQKDIRLEEIEEPVTGAGQVKMKVKWCGICGSDLHEYLGGPIFIPVDEPHPLTGEKAPVTLGHEFSGEVVEVGEGVSNYKVGDRVVVEPIFATHGHQGAYNLDEQMGFLGLAGGGGGLSEYVAVDEELLFKLPDDLSYEQGALVEPSAVALYAVRSSKVKAGDKVAVFGCGPIGLLVIEALKAAGATDIYAVELSPERQAKAEELGAIVVNPAEVDDTVAEISRLTGGGVDVSFEVTGVPVVLRQAIQSTGIGGETIIVSIWEQGAEILPNDIVIKERTVKGIIGYRDVYPAVLSLMQKGYFSADKLVTKRIPLDDVIEEGFQSLIKEKNQVKILVQSEQK